The proteins below are encoded in one region of Triticum aestivum cultivar Chinese Spring chromosome 1B, IWGSC CS RefSeq v2.1, whole genome shotgun sequence:
- the LOC101669857 gene encoding gamma-gliadin B precursor has translation MKTLLILTILAMAITIATANMQADPSGQVQWPQQQPFLQPHQPFSQQPQQIFPQPQQTFPHQPQQQFPQPQQPQQQFLQPRQPFPQQPQQPYPQQPQQPFPQTQQPQQPFPQSKQPQQPFPQPQQPQQSFPQQQPSLIQQSLQQQLNPCKNFLLQQCKPVSLVSSLWSIILPPSDCQVMRQQCCQQLAQIPQQLQCAAIHSVVHSIIMQQEQQEQLQGVQILVPLSQQQQVGQGILVQGQGIIQPQQPAQLEVIRSLVLQTLPTMCNVYVPPYCSTIRAPFASIVASIGGQ, from the coding sequence ATGAAGACCTTACTCATCCTGACAATCCTTGCGATGGCAATAACCATCGCCACCGCCAATATGCAGGCCGACCCTAGCGGCCAAGTACAATGGCCGCAACAACAACCATTCCTGCAGCCTCACCAACCATTCTCCCAGCAACCACAACAAATATTTCCCCAACCCCAACAAACATTCCCCCATCAACCACAACAACAATTTCCCCAGCCTCAGCAACCACAACAACAATTTCTCCAGCCCCGACAACCATTCCCCCAACAACCACAACAACCATATCCCCAGCAACCACAACAACCGTTCCCCCAGACTCAACAACCCCAACAACCATTTCCCCAGTCCAAGCAACCACAACAACCTTTTCCCCAGCCCCAACAACCGCAACAATCATTCCCCCAACAACAACCATCGTTGATTCAACAATCTCTACAACAACAGTTGAACCCATGCAAGAATTTCCTCTTGCAGCAATGCAAACCTGTGTCCTTGGTGTCATCCCTCTGGTCAATCATCTTGCCACCAAGCGATTGCCAGGTGATGCGGCAACAATGTTGTCAACAACTAGCACAAATTCCTCAGCAACTCCAGTGTGCAGCCATCCATAGCGTCGTGCATTCCATCATCATGCAGCAAGAACAACAAGAACAACTACAGGGTGTGCAAATCCTGGTGCCACTGTCTCAACAGCAACAGGTGGGTCAAGGTATTCTCGTCCAGGGTCAAGGCATCATCCAACCTCAACAACCAGCTCAATTGGAGGTGATCAGGTCATTGGTGTTGCAAACTCTTCCAACCATGTGCAACGTGTATGTCCCACCTTACTGCTCCACCATCAGGGCACCATTTGCTAGCATAGTCGCCAGCATTGGTGGCCAATGA